A single genomic interval of Cucumis sativus cultivar 9930 chromosome 7, Cucumber_9930_V3, whole genome shotgun sequence harbors:
- the LOC101215900 gene encoding GPI-anchored protein LLG1: protein MALNQHSYCSYFALLFLFLAFAYSHSPFLSYEALKSGQFTGRSLLQAKKSCPVDMEGQNYTILTSKCKGPKYPAALCCEALLEFCCGFVDELNDMTNNCAETMFSYINLYGQYPPGLFANQCKEGKDGLSCDNALKAQAEKAQIKASSAASSLLTPRRLPSLALASTFILYLLL, encoded by the exons atggCATTGAATCAACATTCTTATTGCTCCTATTTTGcccttctcttccttttccttgCCTTTGCTTACTCTCACTCCCCATTTCTCTCct ATGAGGCACTCAAATCTGGGCAATTTACTGGGCGCTCCCTTCTTCAGGCCAAAAAGA GTTGCCCAGTAGACATGGAAGGGCAGAATTACACAATCCTAACAAGCAAATGCAAAGGCCCTAAATACCCAGCAGCACTCTGTTGTGAGGCATTGTTGGAATTTTGCTGTGGGTTTGTTGATGAATTAAATGACATGACCAACAATTGTGCTGAGACAATGTTTAGTTACATAAATCTCTATGGCCAATACCCTCCTGGCCTCTTTGCCAATCAATGCAAAGAAGGGAAAGATGGTCTTTCTTGTGACAATGCCCTCAAAGCCCAGGCCGAGAAAGCCCAGATCAAAGCTTCTTCTGCTGCTTCGTCTCTACTAACTCCACGCCGACTCCCTTCTCTCGCTCTCGCTTCTACCTTTATACTCTATTTGTTGTTATAG
- the LOC101216145 gene encoding CASP-like protein 1C1, which produces MMGKTKRICLLLLRLLALGSTVSAAIVMATSHEEARFFTLSFEAKYTHTPSFKYFVIANSVASVYGFLVLFLPAESLLWRLVLCFDVIMTMLLTSSIAAALAVAQIGKDGNSYAGWLPICDQVANYCSQVTGALVMGLLGLLVYLLLLLYSLHSLLDPLLLKKP; this is translated from the exons ATGATGGGCAAAACCAAGAGAATTTGTTTACTTCTTTTGAGGCTTCTTGCTTTGGGTTCCACTGTTTCTGCTGCCATTGTTATGGCTACAAGTCATGAAGAAGCTAGATTTTTTACTCTGTCTTTTGAGGCTAAATATACTCATACACCATCCTTCAA gTATTTTGTGATTGCAAATTCAGTCGCGAGTGTTTATGGGTTTCTCGTGCTCTTTCTTCCTGCGGAGAGCTTGCTGTGGCGTTTGGTGCTGTGTTTCGATGTG ATAATGACGATGTTGCTGACTTCAAGTATAGCAGCGGCGTTGGCGGTGGCGCAAATAGGAAAAGATGGGAACTCATATGCAGGATGGCTCCCAATATGCGACCAAGTGGCTAACTATTGTAGTCAAGTCACTGGAGCTTTGGTCATGGGTCTCCTTGGACTGCTTGTTTACTTGTTGCTTCTTCTTTATTCTCTTCACTCTCTTTTGGATCCTCTTCTTTTGAAAAAGCCTTAA
- the LOC101206501 gene encoding trithorax group protein osa — MASGSTGRPNSGSKGFDFGTDDVLCSYEDYGNQESSNGSHSDLSVANSTKDFHKSRMSTVYPAAAYGQSEDSIKQDVISTVENSMKKYSDNILRFLEGISSRLSQLELNCYNLDKSVGEMRSDVLRDREEEDLKLKSLEKHLQEVHRSVQIIRDKQELAETQKDLAKLHLLQKESSSSNHSHSNDERASPVASDSKKNENLSENLNNQQLALALPHQIVPHQNPITPPPPAALPQNVPQQQSYYMASNQLPSQPPTHIQHAQTQYQQLQDVSRLPSQMTNSQLSQTPPPQQFNQYQQQWTPLQQQQPPQQVQPPQQQPSMQQPQIRPPPTSVYPSYSMNQPTSMPETLSNSMPMQLSFSPIPQPGSSRIDTVPYGYVGSGVTVSQQPPQVKNAYVSQAGEGYLPSGPQSALSLGASYMMYDRESGRPQHHPPQPQQQPPHHPPQPQQSHFNQSGYSPANGSLQISQHPSGPHVVARNPNHPHYMRNQNPNQNHPYGEIVEKLVGMGFRSDHVASIIHRMEESGQPVDFNAVLDGLSNSGGPQRVW, encoded by the exons ATGGCGTCTGGTTCAACGGGTCGGCCTAATTCGGGTTCTAAAGGGTTTGATTTTGGTACTGACGATGTTCTTTGTTCTTATGAGGATTATGGTAACCAAGAATCTTCTAACGGTAGCCACAGCGATCTGTCCGTTGCCAATTCTACTAAG GATTTTCATAAAAGTAGAATGTCTACTGTATATCCTGCTGCTGCCTATGGTCAATCAGAAGATTCCATCAAACAAGATGTGATTTCTACTGTCGAGAACAGCATGAAGAAGTATTCTGATAATATTTTGCGTTTTCTAGAGGGAATAAGTTCACGCCTATCACAACTTGAACTGAATTGTTACAACCTTGATAAATCTGTTGGAGAAATGCGATCTGACGTACTACGTGACCGTGAAGAGGAAGATTTGAAGCTTAAATCTCTGGAGAAGCATCTACAAGAG GTCCACAGGTCTGTGCAGATTATAAGAGACAAGCAAGAGCTTGCTGAGACTCAGAAAGACTTGGCCAAACTTCATCTTTTGCAGAAAGAGTCGTCTTCATCCAACCATTCACATTCAAATGATGAGAGAGCTTCACCAGTTGCCTCTGATTCTAAGAAGAACGAAAATCTGTCCGAGAATCTCAATAATCAGCAATTAGCTCTCGCCCTGCCACACCAGATTGTCCCACACCAAAATCCTATCACACCACCCCCTCCAGCAGCTTTGCCACAGAACGTGCCTCAACAGCAGTCTTATTACATGGCTTCAAACCAATTACCAAGTCAACCTCCAACCCATATCCAGCATGCCCAGACCCAATATCAACAACTTCAAGATGTTTCTCGGTTGCCATCACAGATGACTAATTCACAACTAAGTCAAACTCCACCACCACAACAATTCAATCAGTATCAACAACAATGGACGCCGCTGCAGCAGCAGCAGCCACCCCAACAGGTACAACCACCACAACAACAGCCTTCTATGCAACAACCTCAGATCAGGCCACCGCCTACTTCAGTCTACCCTTCCTATTCGATGAATCAACCGACTTCTATGCCAGAGACTCTTTCAAACAGCATGCCTATGCAATTGTCATTTTCACCCATTCCTCAGCCGGGTTCAAGCCGTATAGACACCGTTCCATATGGATATGTGGGAAGTGGTGTTACTGTGTCCCAGCAACCTCCTCAAGTAAAAAATGCTTACGTATCACAGGCTGGAGAAGGTTATTTACCTTCTGGACCGCAATCTGCACTTTCCTTGGGAGCTTCATATATGATGTACGATAGGGAAAGTGGAAGACCACAACACCATCCTCCCCAACCTCAACAACAACCACCACACCATCCTCCCCAGCCCCAACAATCACACTTCAACCAAAGTGGATACTCTCCAGCCAATGGATCTCTTCAGATTTCTCAGCATCCATCGGGCCCCCACGTTGTTGCTAGGAATCCGAACCATCCACATTATATGCGCAACCAAAACCCAAACCAAAACCACCCTTATGGTGAAATAGTTGAGAAACTGGTCGGCATGGGGTTTAGGAGTGACCACGTTGCTAGTATAATTCATAGGATGGAGGAGAGCGGCCAACCTGTCGACTTCAACGCTGTTCTAGATGGGTTGAGTAATTCCGGAGGTCCTCAGCGGGTATGGTGA